In one Magallana gigas chromosome 7, xbMagGiga1.1, whole genome shotgun sequence genomic region, the following are encoded:
- the LOC105338326 gene encoding cytosolic iron-sulfur assembly component 3 has translation MASNFSGALQLTDLNDFITPSQECVKPVKIDRKPGKVAKIRIEDDGSYMEVAESGEEKKLQKAQITLNDCLACSGCITSAESVLITQQSQEELYNVLQENLRLQQASEVNKKKLVVVSISPQSRASLATKYQLSPQEAHHKLTGFFKKLGVNHVFDTSFSRNFSLLESCREFVRRYYESETNKTALPMLASSCPGWICYAEKTHGSYILPYISSTKSPQQIMGSLVKDYFAAKQGQTPDRIYHVTVMPCYDKKLEASRQDFYSDLYGTRDVDCVITTGEVEKMLEKENVTLGQVEGNTAYCVLSGFGSPDGGLGSHLGGGSGGYLEHVMRYAVSQIHGSSVDSLQYKTLRNQDFQEVTVEIEGKRPLKMALAYGFRNIQNIVQKIKRGKMTYDFVEIMACPSGCVNGGGQIRPMEGQTNNELLQRVKESYDSVPCVQPDLWPGVKDIYEEWLGGVDTEKARAMLHTQYHGVEKVASALNIQW, from the exons ATGGCCTCCAACTTTAGTGGTGCACTACAACTTAcggatttaaatgattttatcaccCCTTCTCAG gAATGTGTAAAGCCAGTGAAGATAGACAGAAAACCGGGGAAAGTAGCAAAGATAAGAATTGAGGATGATGGTTCTTACATGGAAGTGGCAGAG AGCGGTGAAGAGAAGAAGCTACAGAAGGCGCAGATCACGCTAAATGACTGTTTGGCGTGTAGTGGGTGTATCACCTCAGCAGAGAGCGTCCTCATCACTCAACAGAGTCAGGAGGAGCTGTACAATGTCCTACAGGAAAACCTCAGGCTTCAACAGGCGA GTGaagtaaacaaaaagaaattagTAGTTGTCTCCATTTCACCACAGTCCAGAGCCTCCTTAGCAACCAAATACCAACTGTCACCACAAGAAGCTCACCATAAACTAACAGGATTTTTCAAAAAGCTAG GTGTAAATCATGTGTTTGATACATCCTTCTCCAGGAACTTTAGCCTGTTGGAGAGTTGTCGGGAGTTTGTGCGCCGGTACTATGAATCAGAAACCAACAAGACGGCTCTTCCAATGCTGGCCTCCTCATGTCCTG GTTGGATCTGCTATGCAGAGAAGACCCATGGATCATACATTCTCCCATACATAAGTTCCACCAAGTCCCCCCAACAGATTATGGGTTCCCTGGTCAAGGATTACTTTGCTGCCAAGCAGGGTCAGACTCCGGATCGGATATACCATGTGACTGTGATGCCCTGCTATGATAAGAAACTGGAGGCCTCTCGTCAGGATTTCTACAGCGACCTCTACGGGACGAGGGACGTGGACTGTGTCATTACTACAG GGGAAGTAGAGAAAATGCTGGAGAAAGAGAATGTTACTTTAGGGCAAGTGGAAGGAAACACTGCCTATTGTGT GCTGTCTGGATTTGGGAGTCCAGATGGAGGGTTGGGAAGTCACCTTGGAGGAGGATCCGGAGGTTATCTGGAACACGTCATGAGGTATGCAGTGTCACAGATCCATGGATCCTCAGTGGACAGCCTCCAGTACAAAACTCTCAG AAATCAGGATTTCCAGGAGGTGACAGTGGAGATTGAGGGAAAGAGGCCACTTAAAATGGCTCTGGCTTATGGCTTCAGAAACATCCAGAACATCGTCCAGAAAATAAAGAGAGGGAAAATGACCTATGACTTTGTGGAAATCATGGCCTGTCCCTCAGGCTGTGTGAATGGGGGAGGTCAGATTCGACCCATGGAGGGACAGACTAACAATGAACTGCTACAAAGGGTGAAAGAAAGCTATGACTCTGTCCCATGTGTTCAGCCTGACTTGTGGCCTGGAGTAAAAGATATATATGAGGAATGGCTAGGGGGCGTGGATACAGAGAAAGCTAGAGCCATGCTGCATACACAGTACCATGGAGTAGAGAAGGTGGCCAGTGCTCTTAACATACAGTGgtga